The following are encoded together in the Cyanobacterium aponinum PCC 10605 genome:
- a CDS encoding Hsp70 family protein yields MGNIVGIDLGTTNSVAAFKFAEAQVVDDPKHGTLVRSVVSFSNNSLIVGKEAYNQLLQDPENVIISIKRLMGRGFGDDVVQQQLKNFGYKITQSSEGTENSLSVWLGGKEYQPEDISAEILKQVVENAQAYQENMGQTGNITKAVITIPAYFNDKQRYATEIASVRAGLGKPVLLPEPTAAAISYGFKPNSDDVKTILVYDFGGGTFDSSLITTAGSHFIESGKAGDLWLGGDDIDNKLAELVKQKVAKEEGLDSIDTLIANMPYYQQIRFKADLKIATERAKIDLSSKTEAKVNPSTPLLDEFGMAIPIDITIIRKEFEAMILPLVKRSIEICHDAIKYSDYPTDMIDIVLMVGGSSQIPLVQEEVKKAFGNDKVVVHPRPMYAVAEGAGIVSAGVTEVVGTVSRDYCIQLVDDPRYQLIKQGEVLPIQKNHTFKTEGEGQELIHFKFFSPDEVREGIDLRKNDERIGDMWLALDKPYPRGTEVDVMVELDEQNSALTMTACLKNNPSIRVSGSFSRGNHDEQINQKVEELIHKLNQEGNLTEYGVQNANELAGEIVRASNQIYLNGVLQRDRQQVAEEKLKELEAFACGDRDTILMYLRDFNFALEFCSHIMHEDQVNRLKILVSEMQNAVDSNNVSAMQRLAEDGSREFDNLPDLVRILLLIRFGVARACRIAPSHGKVLETKFINLLDAMERGDGNTSDRLYRELLEEIREYIDQDLPTGVVATGLTR; encoded by the coding sequence ATGGGAAATATAGTCGGAATTGACTTAGGCACAACCAACTCCGTTGCCGCTTTCAAATTTGCAGAAGCACAAGTTGTTGATGATCCAAAACATGGTACTTTAGTTAGGTCTGTTGTATCCTTTTCTAATAATAGTTTAATAGTCGGTAAAGAAGCCTATAATCAATTATTACAAGATCCAGAAAACGTTATTATCTCCATCAAACGTTTAATGGGGCGTGGTTTTGGGGATGATGTGGTGCAACAGCAGTTAAAAAACTTCGGTTATAAAATTACTCAATCCAGCGAAGGCACAGAAAACAGTCTCTCTGTGTGGTTGGGAGGCAAAGAGTATCAACCCGAAGACATTAGTGCAGAAATTCTCAAACAAGTGGTAGAAAATGCTCAAGCCTATCAGGAAAATATGGGGCAAACGGGCAATATTACTAAAGCTGTTATCACTATACCTGCTTACTTTAATGATAAACAACGCTACGCCACGGAAATCGCTTCTGTAAGGGCTGGTTTAGGAAAACCTGTTTTATTACCTGAACCCACTGCGGCGGCTATTTCCTACGGTTTTAAGCCCAATAGCGATGATGTTAAAACTATCTTGGTATATGATTTTGGTGGTGGTACTTTTGACTCATCTTTGATTACTACCGCAGGAAGTCATTTTATTGAATCGGGTAAAGCAGGAGATTTATGGTTAGGGGGTGATGATATTGATAACAAGTTAGCTGAATTAGTTAAGCAGAAGGTAGCGAAGGAAGAAGGATTAGATAGTATTGATACCTTAATTGCTAATATGCCTTACTACCAACAAATAAGATTTAAAGCGGATTTGAAAATTGCCACAGAAAGAGCAAAAATTGATTTAAGCAGTAAAACCGAAGCCAAAGTTAATCCCTCTACTCCCCTCCTTGACGAGTTTGGTATGGCAATCCCCATTGATATAACTATCATAAGGAAAGAATTTGAGGCGATGATTTTGCCTTTGGTGAAGCGTAGTATCGAAATTTGTCACGATGCCATTAAGTATTCGGACTATCCTACGGATATGATTGATATTGTTTTAATGGTGGGGGGTTCAAGCCAGATACCATTGGTACAAGAGGAGGTGAAAAAGGCTTTTGGAAATGATAAAGTGGTGGTGCATCCTCGCCCCATGTATGCTGTTGCTGAAGGTGCGGGTATTGTGTCTGCTGGTGTCACGGAAGTGGTTGGCACTGTATCTCGTGATTATTGTATCCAATTAGTGGATGATCCTCGTTATCAATTAATTAAGCAAGGGGAAGTTTTACCGATTCAAAAGAATCATACTTTCAAAACTGAAGGGGAAGGGCAAGAGTTAATCCATTTTAAGTTTTTTAGCCCTGATGAAGTAAGGGAAGGCATTGATTTACGCAAAAATGATGAGCGTATTGGGGATATGTGGTTAGCGTTAGATAAACCTTACCCTAGAGGCACGGAAGTTGATGTGATGGTAGAGTTAGATGAGCAAAATTCTGCTTTAACCATGACTGCTTGTCTGAAAAATAATCCTTCGATTCGGGTTAGTGGTAGTTTTTCTAGGGGTAATCATGATGAACAAATTAATCAAAAAGTTGAGGAGTTAATTCATAAACTTAATCAAGAGGGTAACTTAACAGAATATGGGGTGCAAAATGCTAATGAATTAGCGGGTGAGATTGTAAGAGCATCAAATCAAATATATCTCAATGGGGTTTTACAGCGAGATAGACAACAGGTTGCAGAAGAAAAACTTAAAGAATTAGAGGCTTTTGCTTGTGGCGATCGCGATACCATATTGATGTATTTAAGAGATTTCAATTTTGCTTTAGAATTCTGTTCTCATATTATGCACGAGGATCAAGTTAACCGCCTCAAAATTTTAGTGTCGGAAATGCAAAATGCGGTTGATAGCAATAATGTTTCAGCGATGCAGAGATTGGCGGAAGATGGTAGTCGGGAATTTGATAATTTGCCTGATTTAGTGCGTATTCTCTTGTTAATTCGTTTTGGTGTCGCTCGCGCCTGTCGTATTGCACCCTCTCACGGTAAGGTTTTAGAAACTAAGTTTATCAATCTTCTCGATGCGATGGAAAGAGGAGATGGCAATACAAGCGATCGCCTCTATCGTGAATTACTAGAAGAAATACGAGAGTATATTGATCAAGATTTACCCACAGGAGTGGTTGCTACTGGCTTGACTCGTTAA
- a CDS encoding LysM peptidoglycan-binding domain-containing protein yields the protein MTEKLTCPVCDRTEIETNICPNCETDLSTIKLLKELPQVEEKDNKKSQKLFIITLASVLIMGLLVGNLTGYFVSKNNFNNRLQAINQNKNQSTEVAKKSEAIKPELNWCGGFNYRVKSGDSLYMLGLRFYGDGDGWQLIFQANPTINNPQNLQIGQVILIPNLTELCQTNQSYMQR from the coding sequence ATGACTGAAAAATTAACTTGTCCAGTGTGCGATCGCACTGAAATTGAAACGAATATTTGTCCTAATTGTGAGACAGATTTATCTACTATCAAACTTTTAAAAGAGTTACCACAAGTAGAAGAAAAAGATAATAAAAAGTCACAAAAATTATTTATCATTACTCTAGCTAGCGTGTTAATAATGGGATTATTAGTAGGTAATTTGACTGGCTATTTTGTTTCAAAAAATAACTTCAATAACCGTTTACAAGCTATCAATCAAAACAAAAATCAATCCACAGAAGTAGCAAAAAAATCAGAAGCAATTAAGCCTGAATTAAATTGGTGTGGAGGCTTTAATTATCGAGTTAAATCTGGTGATTCTCTTTATATGTTAGGGTTACGTTTTTATGGTGATGGAGACGGTTGGCAACTAATTTTTCAAGCGAATCCGACTATTAATAATCCCCAAAATTTACAAATAGGACAAGTCATTTTAATTCCTAATTTAACAGAATTATGTCAAACTAATCAATCTTATATGCAGAGGTAA
- a CDS encoding peptidase M, whose translation MGLFDFIAKTKAVFENSEKSQKKFLEAKELAKLKKLEEAIKLGEEILSLWKENPSWREQIVREMSGGYLLENVKTKLTEWRLNLNKARHYINQGKNLIEQDKNDPFDNSFLTKALEYLEKSNEILYDTESTVTAQVLKDKINSRNKFQSLYQKGKNLVDTGFFKEGLPYLLDAQKIYRVADLDKEIIECEYQIKLQIQYENDLKIIKSLAQQGNFISAYNQLEVALDKFQRQDGNELKEKLRIVIDAKTDYRQGLMAEKIDNLTLAKKQYLSALSKLPQLKDASYRLALIDIKQHNFTSALSYLKNFQTERANYLRGFIYLQKNDYQNAVKEWKLVNNPTINTSKESLKSLIEREKIQIIKKIEDLVKESQYQEAKNYCQNFLKQYGYDPKIDHNLNKHIQPALQHQLWQSQNLIKIINQLEQEFKQSPNLTTLHNMAIALYYQAQLDENYIERWINCWMTVLLNINKSEVFQNISWLNINEINYEKIREDLIKIVEGAIDKYKDNNLDKYYQLRDVLRRENLALELMGNPPQMGIKIKQIFITPGFYLQHQTQLKSIQLKTDKLSTLFTNYGLAVAACLKNDTERAIKIKPSQQHSSGVEKLAYHLINYYEGCYYLQHHSWRKAKNPLEISQTEIKNNHDWVENINKLCEKQRQKIEDLKEHLEFAQFWYDLLKSNQSASYLAEFKAREISQQVADEKISFSQAINKLKDVQNIDRNNPLVIDLLSRLEYSREAEEIDKLLKQNRFEDAVRKARYSSNQEIKYLVASICVEIALKGAEARELDWETLQQLGRWAYQICPHEPNFREVYRALKII comes from the coding sequence ATGGGTTTATTTGATTTTATTGCTAAAACAAAAGCAGTTTTTGAAAATTCAGAGAAAAGTCAGAAAAAGTTTTTAGAGGCGAAGGAATTAGCTAAGTTAAAAAAACTGGAGGAAGCGATTAAGCTAGGGGAAGAAATTTTATCTTTATGGAAAGAAAATCCCTCTTGGCGTGAGCAAATAGTTAGAGAAATGTCTGGGGGTTATTTATTAGAAAATGTCAAAACAAAATTAACAGAATGGCGATTAAATCTGAATAAAGCTAGGCACTATATAAATCAAGGAAAAAATTTAATTGAACAAGATAAAAATGATCCTTTTGATAATAGTTTTTTAACTAAAGCCCTAGAATATTTAGAAAAATCTAATGAAATTTTATATGATACTGAATCTACTGTTACGGCTCAAGTTTTAAAGGATAAAATTAATAGTAGAAATAAATTTCAGTCTTTGTATCAAAAAGGGAAAAATTTAGTTGATACGGGATTTTTCAAAGAAGGATTACCCTACTTATTAGATGCACAAAAAATATATAGAGTTGCTGATTTAGATAAAGAAATTATTGAATGTGAATATCAAATAAAACTACAGATTCAATATGAAAATGACTTAAAAATTATTAAATCCCTTGCTCAACAAGGCAATTTCATTTCTGCCTATAATCAATTAGAAGTTGCCTTAGATAAATTTCAGCGTCAAGATGGGAATGAATTAAAAGAAAAATTGCGGATAGTTATTGATGCGAAAACTGACTATCGACAAGGTTTAATGGCTGAAAAAATTGATAATCTAACTCTTGCTAAAAAACAGTATTTATCTGCTTTATCTAAATTACCCCAATTAAAAGATGCTTCTTATCGATTAGCATTGATTGACATCAAACAACATAATTTTACCTCTGCTCTATCTTATTTAAAAAATTTTCAGACAGAAAGGGCAAATTATTTACGGGGTTTTATTTATCTACAAAAAAATGACTATCAAAATGCAGTCAAAGAATGGAAATTAGTTAATAATCCAACCATTAATACTAGCAAAGAATCATTAAAAAGTTTAATTGAAAGAGAAAAAATACAAATCATTAAAAAAATTGAAGATTTAGTTAAAGAATCTCAATATCAAGAGGCAAAAAATTACTGTCAAAATTTCCTTAAACAATACGGTTATGATCCCAAAATTGATCATAATTTAAACAAACATATCCAACCAGCTTTACAACATCAACTATGGCAATCTCAAAATTTAATTAAGATTATAAATCAATTAGAGCAAGAATTTAAACAGAGTCCGAATTTAACCACTTTACATAATATGGCGATCGCACTTTATTATCAAGCCCAACTAGATGAAAACTATATAGAAAGATGGATTAATTGTTGGATGACAGTATTGTTAAATATTAACAAAAGTGAGGTTTTCCAGAATATATCTTGGTTGAATATCAATGAGATTAACTATGAAAAAATAAGAGAAGATTTGATTAAAATAGTAGAAGGTGCGATCGACAAATATAAAGATAATAACCTAGATAAATACTATCAGCTTCGAGATGTATTGAGAAGAGAAAATCTAGCCTTAGAATTAATGGGCAATCCACCCCAGATGGGAATAAAAATCAAACAAATATTTATCACTCCCGGATTTTATTTACAACATCAAACACAATTAAAAAGTATTCAATTAAAAACAGATAAACTGTCAACCTTATTTACTAATTATGGTTTAGCCGTTGCCGCTTGTTTGAAAAACGACACAGAAAGGGCGATTAAAATTAAACCATCTCAACAACATTCATCGGGAGTAGAAAAACTAGCCTATCATTTAATAAACTATTATGAGGGGTGTTATTATCTACAACATCATAGCTGGAGAAAAGCAAAAAATCCCTTAGAAATTTCTCAAACAGAAATAAAAAATAATCATGATTGGGTAGAAAATATTAATAAATTATGTGAAAAACAAAGACAAAAAATAGAGGATTTAAAAGAGCATTTAGAATTTGCTCAATTCTGGTATGATTTATTAAAATCAAATCAATCTGCCAGCTATTTAGCGGAGTTTAAAGCGAGAGAAATTTCTCAACAAGTAGCCGATGAAAAAATATCTTTTTCCCAAGCTATTAATAAACTAAAAGATGTACAAAATATTGATAGAAATAACCCTTTAGTTATAGATTTACTGAGTAGATTAGAATATAGTCGAGAAGCAGAAGAAATTGATAAACTACTCAAACAAAATCGCTTTGAAGATGCCGTAAGAAAAGCAAGATATTCTTCCAATCAAGAAATTAAATATTTAGTAGCTTCTATTTGTGTAGAAATTGCATTAAAGGGTGCAGAAGCGAGGGAATTAGACTGGGAAACTTTACAACAATTAGGAAGATGGGCTTATCAAATTTGTCCTCATGAGCCTAATTTTCGAGAGGTTTATCGTGCATTAAAAATTATTTAA
- a CDS encoding molecular chaperone DnaJ — translation MIKNDKIIPNPYDVLEVSPAASHAEIVKAFAMAMKKKKYNPKQIAEARKQLMDNQQRLIADFLRPNLPLIQRFKNHDLSALNEPIPVINLVPEFDNLDQAYQESEIISERDRTLGKQLFS, via the coding sequence ATGATTAAAAATGATAAAATAATACCTAATCCTTATGATGTTTTAGAAGTATCTCCTGCCGCTTCTCATGCTGAAATAGTCAAAGCCTTTGCCATGGCAATGAAAAAAAAGAAGTATAATCCTAAACAAATTGCCGAAGCTAGAAAGCAGTTAATGGATAATCAACAGCGTTTAATTGCAGATTTTCTTAGACCTAATTTACCGTTAATTCAAAGGTTTAAAAATCATGATTTATCTGCTTTAAATGAACCTATTCCCGTAATTAATTTAGTTCCTGAGTTTGATAATTTAGATCAAGCCTATCAGGAAAGTGAAATAATTTCAGAGCGCGATCGCACTTTAGGCAAACAACTATTTTCTTAA
- a CDS encoding nucleotide exchange factor GrpE — protein sequence MNSINLWKNIFSSQKNQPEKDGLIITKTQRDKLLSENQNLLKEKTKLQQLVKIQQQESEAKEEALYSELLDIFDSLEFLIDYLDNNLQEENFNPKAFKRLPKFVNTMQEKLLTILSRREVERIDFDEDTPDFSVCKVVDREIRDDIPEQTITKIVRQGFKIKEKILRYVEVITAK from the coding sequence ATGAATAGTATTAATTTGTGGAAAAATATTTTTTCATCCCAGAAAAATCAACCAGAAAAAGACGGGTTAATTATCACAAAAACTCAAAGAGACAAACTACTATCAGAAAATCAAAACCTGTTGAAAGAAAAAACTAAATTACAACAATTAGTCAAAATTCAACAACAAGAAAGTGAAGCAAAAGAAGAGGCTTTATATAGTGAATTATTAGATATTTTTGATAGTTTAGAATTTTTAATTGATTACTTAGATAATAATTTACAAGAGGAAAATTTTAACCCCAAAGCCTTTAAAAGATTACCTAAATTTGTCAACACTATGCAAGAGAAATTGTTAACTATTTTATCCCGTAGAGAAGTAGAAAGAATTGATTTTGATGAAGATACCCCTGATTTTAGTGTTTGTAAAGTGGTAGATAGAGAAATTCGTGATGATATACCCGAACAAACCATCACAAAAATTGTCCGTCAAGGCTTTAAAATAAAAGAAAAAATATTACGTTATGTGGAAGTAATTACAGCTAAATAA
- a CDS encoding peptidoglycan D,D-transpeptidase FtsI family protein, with product MNVFKLKSDNDHVGNSQSNSKLSNLKLAFTQLNFDTWIRLLLIWLFLVFGATGLGWRLYKLQIVKGDELVKLAKQQQTYNFRPYIPRRSVTDARGNVIALDKVVYKVYVHPVMLNEDKDVVAEKLATILTDRDKNEILKVLNSGDTGIVLARTVTEDQGNSIKELGFEGIDLEKRYARFYPQGELFADIIGYVDTEHSGQAGIEYSQQDLLERDLTQLDFKSMMTVKKDGEGAIIPASLPDGIVQLDDLQLQLTLDTKLQRAARDSLKAQIKKFNAKRGAVIVMNVHTGEIVSLVSEPTYDPNNYSSYDFALYKNWTVTDSYEPGSTFKPINIAIALDEGVIDSNSRVLDAPSVVIDGWPISNASKTGKGWVSITKAMEDSSNTAMIYTMKKLSREKYYQRLEELGLDKLMGVDLPFEATGYIKPKNIFTARDIETAVSAFGQGLSLTPLKLVQLHAAIANGGKLVTPHVVKGLVNAEGEIESSASLKTKQVFSPESARSVNLMMQSVVANGTGKAAQIEGYHIGGKTGTAQKHDGRGRYKADAKITSFISILPSDDPQYIVFAVVDEPKGANTYGSTVAAPVVKDVIKAIIRTYGIPPSYTP from the coding sequence ATGAATGTTTTTAAACTAAAATCTGATAATGACCATGTTGGTAACTCTCAATCTAACAGTAAATTGAGTAACCTAAAATTAGCTTTTACTCAGTTAAATTTTGATACATGGATTAGACTATTACTGATTTGGTTGTTTTTAGTTTTTGGAGCAACTGGTTTAGGATGGCGACTATATAAATTACAAATAGTCAAGGGAGATGAGTTAGTTAAACTGGCAAAACAGCAACAAACATATAACTTTCGTCCATATATTCCCCGTCGCTCGGTTACGGATGCACGGGGTAATGTTATTGCCCTTGATAAAGTGGTTTATAAGGTTTATGTTCATCCTGTGATGTTAAATGAGGATAAGGATGTAGTTGCTGAAAAATTAGCAACTATTCTTACAGACAGGGACAAAAATGAGATTTTAAAAGTTTTAAATAGTGGTGATACTGGCATCGTTTTAGCTCGAACTGTAACGGAAGACCAAGGAAATAGTATTAAAGAATTGGGATTTGAAGGAATTGACCTAGAAAAACGCTATGCTCGTTTCTACCCTCAAGGGGAATTGTTTGCTGACATAATCGGTTATGTGGATACAGAACATAGTGGACAGGCGGGAATAGAATATAGTCAGCAAGATTTATTAGAACGAGATTTAACTCAACTAGATTTCAAATCGATGATGACGGTAAAAAAAGATGGTGAGGGGGCTATTATTCCTGCTTCTTTGCCTGATGGTATCGTCCAATTAGATGATTTACAACTACAACTTACCCTTGATACAAAACTACAAAGGGCGGCAAGGGATTCTCTCAAAGCACAAATTAAAAAATTTAATGCGAAACGAGGGGCAGTTATCGTCATGAATGTGCATACAGGGGAGATAGTTTCTCTAGTGAGTGAACCTACTTACGATCCTAATAATTATTCGAGCTATGATTTTGCCCTTTACAAAAATTGGACTGTAACAGATAGTTATGAGCCGGGTTCAACTTTTAAACCCATAAATATTGCGATCGCACTTGATGAGGGGGTTATTGATTCTAACTCAAGAGTATTAGACGCTCCCAGTGTGGTAATTGATGGATGGCCTATTTCTAATGCTTCTAAAACGGGAAAAGGGTGGGTGAGTATCACCAAAGCCATGGAAGATTCTAGTAATACAGCTATGATTTATACCATGAAAAAACTAAGCCGAGAAAAATACTACCAAAGATTAGAAGAATTAGGCTTAGATAAATTAATGGGAGTTGATTTACCTTTTGAAGCCACAGGATATATAAAGCCGAAAAATATTTTCACCGCCAGAGACATCGAAACAGCAGTATCTGCCTTTGGACAAGGATTATCTCTCACTCCTTTAAAATTAGTACAACTTCACGCGGCCATTGCTAATGGAGGAAAGCTAGTTACCCCTCACGTTGTCAAAGGTTTAGTTAATGCAGAAGGAGAAATAGAATCTAGTGCTTCATTAAAAACTAAACAGGTATTTTCCCCCGAATCTGCCCGTAGTGTCAACCTTATGATGCAGTCAGTAGTTGCCAATGGTACAGGTAAAGCCGCTCAGATAGAAGGCTATCACATAGGCGGTAAAACAGGAACAGCCCAAAAACATGATGGTAGAGGAAGATATAAAGCAGATGCTAAAATCACCAGTTTTATTTCCATTTTACCCAGTGATGATCCTCAATATATTGTTTTTGCCGTAGTAGATGAACCAAAAGGAGCAAATACTTATGGCTCAACTGTTGCCGCTCCTGTAGTTAAAGATGTTATTAAAGCCATTATTAGGACTTATGGAATTCCCCCTTCCTATACTCCCTAA
- a CDS encoding FHA domain-containing protein, whose amino-acid sequence MDNYSPAHVTLINSKLKEKVEYILSSQSLNLMGRSPDCQVVLDPQEYITVSRYHAQIQLIEKDDNFSWQIEDKGTTNGTFINGEKIVSPYTLKSGDRILLGLKGPEFIFTTEILNPTVLVEDSPSEINQDKDKLENQDINTETLKEDITNKKTNKEKIVTNKIEKEEENNQNLPQEKRTDKPKIEKEKINLDTYLKPISISEKSLFNLLNFQDIATLEIDSKEVQCCVFNPQNQLIAIALSNKNIEIWEWQTKTRILTLENAHRISVNSLNFSHDSKKLISGGSDKIVKIWDIENQVEIASLSGHKMAINTLCFSQDDKLLASSGSDKIIKIWNVENQAEIASLSGHKMAVNSLYFSNDNHYLISGGGDKLIKIWNIEKQEEEKNIKMENKSPIQSLTFSPDNKLIICLLQDGKICIYDREKETELITLTSPDIWGELIAINQNGNLFISKSPDKGIVIGQI is encoded by the coding sequence ATGGATAATTATTCTCCTGCTCACGTTACATTAATTAATAGTAAATTAAAAGAAAAAGTAGAGTATATTCTTTCTAGTCAATCCCTTAATTTAATGGGCAGATCTCCTGATTGTCAAGTAGTTTTAGATCCTCAAGAATATATTACTGTATCCCGTTATCATGCACAAATTCAATTAATAGAAAAAGATGATAATTTTTCTTGGCAAATAGAAGATAAAGGAACAACCAATGGTACTTTTATTAATGGGGAAAAAATCGTTTCTCCTTATACCCTGAAAAGCGGCGATCGCATCTTACTAGGATTAAAAGGACCAGAATTTATTTTCACTACAGAAATATTGAATCCAACGGTATTAGTTGAAGATTCTCCCTCAGAGATTAATCAAGATAAAGATAAATTAGAAAATCAAGATATAAATACCGAGACGCTAAAAGAAGATATAACAAACAAGAAAACTAATAAAGAAAAAATAGTTACTAATAAAATAGAAAAAGAAGAAGAAAATAATCAAAATTTACCTCAAGAAAAAAGAACAGATAAACCGAAAATTGAAAAAGAAAAAATTAACCTTGATACTTATTTAAAACCAATTAGTATTTCTGAAAAAAGTCTTTTCAATTTATTGAATTTTCAAGACATAGCTACCTTAGAAATAGATAGCAAAGAAGTTCAATGTTGCGTATTTAATCCTCAAAATCAATTAATTGCGATCGCACTTTCTAACAAAAACATAGAAATATGGGAATGGCAAACAAAAACAAGAATTTTAACCCTAGAAAATGCCCATAGAATTAGTGTAAATAGCTTAAACTTTAGCCATGATAGTAAAAAATTAATTAGTGGTGGTAGCGATAAAATAGTTAAAATTTGGGATATAGAAAATCAAGTAGAAATAGCATCCTTGTCAGGGCATAAAATGGCAATAAATACCCTCTGTTTTAGTCAAGATGATAAATTGTTAGCGAGTAGTGGCAGTGATAAAATAATTAAAATTTGGAATGTAGAAAATCAAGCAGAAATAGCATCCTTATCAGGGCATAAAATGGCTGTAAATAGCCTTTATTTTAGTAATGATAACCACTATCTAATTAGTGGAGGAGGAGATAAATTAATCAAAATTTGGAATATAGAAAAACAAGAAGAAGAAAAAAATATCAAAATGGAAAATAAATCTCCTATTCAATCCTTAACTTTTAGTCCTGATAATAAATTAATTATTTGTTTACTTCAAGATGGAAAAATTTGTATTTATGACCGAGAAAAAGAAACAGAATTAATCACTTTAACATCTCCTGATATATGGGGAGAATTAATTGCAATTAATCAAAATGGAAATTTATTCATCAGCAAATCCCCAGATAAAGGCATTGTTATTGGGCAAATTTAA
- a CDS encoding DMT family transporter, which produces MNIPSDWQKRTILGVGIICVSLAAIFVRLSQREINEVTVGFSLFIAAGRLIISTLLLIPSYGDLWTINKNHSSAVYYGLGAGICLGLHFATWISSLGFTSVAASVSLVTTNPLWVALLSWWCLGQKLTRKTIIGIAIAVLGSVLIAFAHGGNSFSSNPLLGAILALMGSWFASGYILLGTLAQQKGLTTKQYVTIAYFTGALCLLPLPPLFGTSYGGHSLNIYIYLILMAIISQIIGHTSLNWSLKYFSPTTISLLILFEPVISSLFAWWFFQEIPQLLVVIGALILLLGVTYSIKKKL; this is translated from the coding sequence GTGAACATTCCATCAGACTGGCAAAAAAGAACTATTCTAGGAGTTGGCATTATCTGCGTTTCTTTAGCCGCTATTTTTGTGCGTTTATCTCAACGGGAAATAAATGAAGTTACCGTTGGATTTAGTTTATTCATCGCCGCAGGTAGATTAATAATTTCTACCCTTCTCTTAATTCCCTCTTATGGTGATTTATGGACAATCAACAAGAATCATTCTTCTGCTGTTTATTACGGTTTGGGGGCTGGTATTTGTTTAGGGCTACATTTTGCCACATGGATAAGCTCATTAGGTTTTACTTCCGTTGCCGCTTCCGTGAGTCTCGTCACTACTAATCCCTTATGGGTGGCTTTGCTTTCTTGGTGGTGCTTAGGACAAAAATTAACTCGAAAAACCATTATCGGTATTGCGATCGCAGTCTTAGGTAGTGTATTGATTGCCTTTGCCCATGGAGGTAATAGTTTTAGCTCAAATCCTTTATTAGGTGCAATATTGGCATTAATGGGTAGTTGGTTTGCTAGTGGCTATATCCTACTAGGCACATTGGCACAACAGAAAGGACTTACCACAAAACAATACGTTACTATTGCTTACTTCACAGGAGCATTATGTTTATTACCTTTACCTCCACTTTTCGGAACTAGCTATGGAGGTCATTCCTTAAATATTTATATATATTTAATTTTAATGGCTATTATCTCTCAAATAATTGGTCATACAAGTTTAAATTGGTCTTTAAAATACTTTTCTCCTACCACTATTTCTTTATTGATTTTATTTGAGCCTGTTATTTCCAGTTTATTTGCATGGTGGTTTTTTCAAGAAATACCTCAGTTGTTAGTGGTCATCGGTGCTTTGATTTTATTGTTGGGAGTAACTTATTCTATTAAGAAAAAATTATAA